In Rhodothermus marinus DSM 4252, a single genomic region encodes these proteins:
- a CDS encoding CRTAC1 family protein codes for MKREALRWKILGMAFVAGLAACRAPEPPATLSGTARMVDTLAAIYRRALADPMAYYLLNSQRAEWWHRQLEQTGSSSLSLRFNYARELLAAGQTEAAIRELQALLARFGTYEGAPETRQLLEALATAYFRLGEQQNCLALPHPEACILPLQGGGIHRRREAVQQAAALWERLLESRPFDFQSRWLLNLAYMAMGRYPDGVPARWRINGLAPAQPVAPSFRNVAMALGVDVVGLAGGVSAEDFNGDGWVDLLVTSYGLNDQVRLFLADGQGGFVDHTEAAGLKGIIGGLNTVHADYDNDGDVDVLILRGAWLGPAGRMPNSLLRNNGDGTFTDVTYEAGLGYACPSQTAAFADFNLDGWIDLFVGCESNWVSAWAVGLGGLPEDQFVEFPCALYVNNGDGTFTDVAPDVGLDLKAMVKGAAWGDVNNDGLPDLYVSVLGGPNHLFVNRGGTDPRNWHFEEAAEQAGVTGPLFSFPVWFFDYNQDGLEDLFVASFDLRYLAETPAEYALEWLGIRRRSEPPALYRNNGDGTFTDVTREAGLDRACFTMSGNYGDLNSDGWPDMYWGTGTPDFRALVPNRLFMGRGETFEDVTLVSGTGHLQKGHGVAMADFDRDGDLDMYVVLGGAFESDVFPNALFENVQSTGNRIQLRLVGRRANRAAIGARIRLVVRTSDGRRRVHYATVSSGGSFGASPLMPWIGLGDAMHIDTLEIRWPTPDGRRDLHFNLEVNRTYVLEEGQR; via the coding sequence ATGAAGCGCGAAGCGTTGCGCTGGAAAATTCTGGGGATGGCCTTCGTCGCAGGGCTGGCCGCCTGTCGGGCGCCTGAACCACCCGCCACCCTGAGCGGCACGGCCCGGATGGTCGACACGCTGGCAGCCATCTACCGGCGGGCGCTGGCCGATCCCATGGCCTATTATCTGCTGAACAGCCAGCGCGCCGAGTGGTGGCACAGGCAGCTGGAGCAGACGGGGAGCAGCTCGCTTTCTCTTCGATTCAACTATGCCCGGGAGTTGCTGGCGGCCGGTCAGACCGAAGCCGCTATTCGAGAACTGCAGGCGCTACTGGCCCGCTTTGGCACCTACGAGGGAGCGCCGGAGACGCGTCAGCTGCTGGAGGCGCTGGCCACGGCCTATTTCCGACTGGGCGAGCAGCAGAACTGTCTGGCGTTGCCCCATCCGGAAGCCTGCATCCTGCCCCTTCAGGGCGGGGGCATCCACCGGCGCCGGGAAGCCGTGCAGCAGGCAGCCGCACTCTGGGAGCGGCTGCTCGAAAGCCGGCCGTTCGACTTTCAGTCGCGCTGGCTGTTGAACCTGGCCTATATGGCCATGGGCCGGTACCCCGACGGCGTGCCCGCGCGCTGGCGCATCAATGGGCTGGCGCCGGCCCAACCGGTCGCGCCATCTTTTCGAAACGTGGCAATGGCGCTCGGCGTGGACGTGGTAGGGCTGGCCGGAGGCGTTTCGGCCGAGGATTTCAACGGCGACGGCTGGGTCGATCTGCTGGTCACGTCCTACGGGCTGAACGACCAGGTGCGCCTTTTCCTGGCGGACGGACAGGGCGGCTTCGTGGATCATACGGAGGCGGCGGGCCTGAAAGGGATTATCGGCGGGCTCAATACGGTGCACGCCGACTATGACAACGACGGCGATGTGGACGTGCTGATTCTCCGCGGAGCCTGGCTGGGACCGGCCGGCCGCATGCCCAATTCGCTGCTCCGCAACAACGGAGACGGCACCTTTACCGACGTAACCTACGAGGCCGGACTGGGCTATGCCTGTCCGTCGCAGACGGCCGCTTTTGCGGATTTTAACCTGGACGGCTGGATCGATCTGTTCGTCGGGTGTGAATCGAACTGGGTCTCGGCCTGGGCGGTCGGTCTGGGCGGCTTGCCCGAAGACCAATTTGTCGAGTTTCCCTGCGCGCTCTACGTCAACAACGGCGACGGGACGTTTACCGACGTCGCTCCGGACGTCGGGCTGGACCTGAAGGCCATGGTCAAAGGCGCAGCCTGGGGCGACGTGAACAACGATGGGCTGCCCGATCTGTACGTTTCCGTGCTGGGCGGTCCCAATCATCTGTTTGTGAACCGGGGTGGGACAGATCCCCGAAACTGGCACTTCGAAGAGGCGGCCGAGCAGGCCGGTGTTACCGGGCCGCTGTTCAGTTTTCCCGTCTGGTTCTTCGACTACAACCAGGATGGCCTGGAAGACCTGTTTGTGGCCAGCTTCGATCTGCGTTATCTGGCCGAAACGCCTGCAGAATACGCTCTGGAATGGCTGGGCATCCGGCGCCGGAGCGAGCCACCCGCGCTTTACCGCAACAACGGCGACGGCACCTTCACCGACGTGACCCGGGAGGCCGGACTGGACCGGGCCTGCTTCACCATGAGCGGCAACTACGGCGACCTGAACAGCGACGGCTGGCCCGATATGTACTGGGGCACGGGCACGCCCGACTTCCGGGCGCTGGTGCCCAATCGCCTGTTCATGGGACGGGGCGAAACGTTCGAGGACGTAACGCTCGTCTCCGGCACCGGACACCTTCAGAAAGGGCACGGCGTGGCGATGGCCGATTTCGACCGAGATGGCGATCTGGATATGTACGTCGTGCTGGGCGGTGCCTTTGAAAGCGACGTGTTTCCCAACGCGCTGTTTGAAAACGTGCAATCGACCGGCAACCGGATACAACTCCGTCTGGTAGGTCGACGGGCCAACCGTGCGGCCATTGGAGCCCGGATCCGTCTGGTTGTCCGGACGTCTGACGGTCGCCGCCGCGTGCACTACGCCACGGTGTCTTCCGGCGGGAGTTTCGGCGCCTCGCCGCTGATGCCCTGGATCGGTCTGGGCGACGCCATGCATATCGACACGTTGGAAATCCGCTGGCCCACACCGGACGGCCGGCGCGACTTGCATTTCAATCTGGAGGTGAACCGCACCTACGTGCTGGAGGAAGGGCAGCGCTGA
- a CDS encoding TonB-dependent receptor: protein MRLVRVCCTWVALLVVGVATAWAQTGKIAGVVTDAETGEPLPGVNVVIEGTTMGATTDVEGYYVILNVPPGEYRVRASFVGYAPVVAENVVVNIGLTTELNFQLQPQAVGLEEVVVVAEEPVVKPDVSASIANIRAEQVENLPVVSVADVISLQAGFEPGLTIRGAGGDQVAFAVDGLTLADPRGNTPILGVSFTAIEAVQVQTGGFNAEYGNVRSGLINVVTKEPSTERYFGDILMRYSTPSRPYFGPLPNDMEAYYIKPFLDTTPLEGCARGVAYCGTSVWPRWMQEQYPDHQGWDNLAQGTPWTPEQLYSAYKWLVRKDFTIREPNYELDGTIGGPVPLVSRYLGNLRFTASYRQVQTALMFPEQRPAYQDRIFQGKLVSDVASGVKLTIDGLYRKQKGHAAHRDGRGTILTGEMPRYPWDNREDLLPVQMNIGFNINMALFGDWGFSPTNITQSMIGAKLTHALSPATFYEVQLQRIESDYFTFMPRPRKGGITGPSEIVVCIRRDGTYTDPVNGQCAEGELGMSEAPMGYKQSYENAPTPTPFGLLGSQAGSARDSSNIVRYAARVDLTSQVNRVLQVKTGLEYIFSDYHIRHGVYDPANPHHENEKFRWDRTPVQAAYYAQAKLEFKGMIANLGVRFDYFNPSGKWYDYTAFDRALSASVGIRGIDQALSRKPVKKQLTVSPRLGVSFPITDNSKLYFNYGHFRQMLTPQDLFRVEYISNGAIFSIGNPNVPLPRTIAYELGFEQNIGNQFLLRLAGFYRDMHYQAREVEYISVDDAVDYFRVEPLNYGDVRGFELTLEKNRGRWIRGFVNYTYLARKFGNFGFGQINENRAEFRQYLTTTTDHYPWAPVPEPFARFNLEIIVPRDYGLLLGDWRLNLLGEWRAGAKGTWNGQSFTFGPGNDPEIAFNTSWKDYYNLDLRLSKNFETSAGRLQFFVDVTNVLNLKRMYWSNASPFEGPNDMLNYFRSLHLPGDIFGEEFDPGYVWVPGNDKPGDFRKPGIPYDPIYAVVDINQVTEPIPDVLYWDKATGQYMTYTNGQWQPADPKRVDYVLKNKAYIDNPDETYLAFLNPRDVYFGVRLTF from the coding sequence ATGAGACTGGTACGGGTATGCTGCACCTGGGTGGCCCTGCTTGTAGTCGGTGTTGCGACTGCATGGGCCCAGACAGGCAAGATTGCGGGCGTGGTGACCGATGCGGAGACGGGTGAGCCCTTGCCCGGTGTGAACGTGGTCATCGAAGGGACCACGATGGGTGCCACGACCGACGTCGAGGGCTACTACGTCATTCTGAACGTGCCGCCCGGCGAATACCGGGTGCGGGCCTCGTTCGTCGGTTACGCTCCGGTGGTAGCCGAGAACGTGGTGGTCAACATCGGGCTGACGACCGAACTCAACTTCCAGTTGCAGCCGCAGGCGGTCGGTCTGGAGGAGGTGGTCGTGGTGGCCGAGGAGCCGGTGGTGAAGCCGGACGTGTCGGCCTCGATCGCCAACATCCGGGCCGAGCAGGTGGAGAACCTGCCGGTGGTCAGCGTGGCCGACGTGATCAGCCTGCAGGCGGGGTTTGAGCCGGGGCTGACGATCCGTGGCGCTGGCGGCGATCAGGTGGCCTTTGCCGTGGACGGGCTGACGCTGGCCGACCCCCGTGGCAACACGCCGATTCTGGGGGTCAGCTTTACGGCCATCGAGGCGGTGCAGGTTCAGACCGGCGGCTTCAATGCGGAGTATGGCAACGTGCGGAGCGGTCTGATCAACGTGGTGACGAAAGAGCCGTCGACCGAGCGCTACTTCGGCGACATCCTGATGCGGTATTCCACCCCGTCACGGCCCTACTTCGGCCCCCTGCCCAACGACATGGAGGCCTATTATATCAAGCCCTTCCTTGATACCACGCCGCTGGAGGGGTGCGCTCGCGGCGTAGCCTATTGTGGCACGAGTGTCTGGCCGAGGTGGATGCAAGAGCAGTACCCGGATCATCAGGGCTGGGATAACCTGGCGCAGGGAACGCCCTGGACGCCCGAGCAGCTGTATTCGGCCTACAAGTGGCTGGTTCGGAAGGATTTCACCATTCGCGAACCGAATTATGAACTGGACGGCACCATCGGCGGACCGGTGCCGCTGGTCAGCCGCTATCTGGGCAATCTGCGCTTTACGGCGTCCTATCGTCAGGTGCAGACGGCGCTGATGTTTCCGGAGCAGCGGCCGGCCTATCAGGATCGCATTTTCCAGGGGAAGCTGGTCTCGGACGTGGCCAGTGGCGTGAAGTTGACCATCGACGGGCTTTACCGGAAGCAGAAGGGGCATGCAGCGCATCGCGACGGGCGCGGTACCATCCTGACCGGTGAGATGCCCCGGTATCCCTGGGACAACCGGGAAGATCTCCTGCCGGTCCAGATGAACATTGGTTTCAACATCAACATGGCGCTGTTTGGCGACTGGGGCTTCAGTCCCACGAACATCACCCAGTCGATGATCGGGGCCAAGCTGACGCATGCGCTGAGTCCGGCCACGTTCTACGAAGTGCAACTGCAGCGCATCGAGTCGGACTACTTCACCTTCATGCCGCGTCCGCGTAAGGGCGGCATCACCGGGCCGAGCGAGATTGTCGTGTGTATCCGTCGGGATGGCACCTACACCGACCCGGTGAACGGCCAGTGTGCCGAAGGGGAGCTGGGCATGTCGGAAGCGCCCATGGGCTACAAGCAATCCTATGAAAACGCGCCAACCCCGACACCCTTCGGGTTGCTCGGGTCGCAGGCCGGTTCGGCGCGCGACAGTTCGAACATCGTACGCTATGCCGCTCGTGTGGACCTGACCAGTCAGGTTAACCGCGTGCTGCAGGTCAAGACGGGGCTGGAATACATCTTCAGTGACTACCACATCCGGCACGGCGTCTACGACCCGGCCAACCCGCACCACGAAAACGAGAAGTTCCGCTGGGACCGCACGCCCGTGCAGGCGGCCTACTATGCGCAGGCTAAGCTGGAGTTCAAGGGCATGATCGCCAACCTGGGCGTGCGCTTCGATTACTTCAACCCCAGCGGTAAGTGGTACGACTATACGGCTTTCGACCGGGCGCTCTCGGCAAGCGTGGGCATTCGGGGCATCGACCAGGCCCTTTCGCGCAAGCCGGTGAAGAAACAGCTCACGGTGAGCCCGCGCCTGGGCGTTTCGTTCCCGATCACCGACAACAGCAAGCTGTACTTCAACTACGGTCACTTCCGCCAGATGCTCACGCCGCAGGACCTGTTCCGTGTCGAGTACATCTCGAACGGAGCGATTTTCAGCATCGGTAACCCGAACGTGCCGCTGCCGCGCACGATTGCCTACGAGCTGGGCTTCGAACAGAACATCGGTAACCAGTTCCTGCTGCGGCTGGCGGGCTTCTACCGCGACATGCATTACCAGGCGCGTGAGGTCGAATACATCAGTGTGGACGATGCCGTGGATTACTTCCGCGTAGAGCCGCTCAATTATGGCGACGTGCGTGGCTTCGAGCTGACGCTCGAAAAGAACCGGGGGCGCTGGATTCGCGGCTTCGTGAACTACACGTACCTGGCGCGGAAGTTCGGCAACTTCGGCTTCGGACAGATCAACGAAAACCGGGCCGAATTCCGGCAATACCTGACGACCACGACGGACCACTATCCCTGGGCGCCGGTACCGGAGCCGTTCGCCCGGTTCAACCTGGAAATCATCGTACCCAGAGATTACGGGCTACTGCTGGGCGACTGGCGCCTCAACCTGCTGGGCGAGTGGCGCGCCGGCGCCAAAGGCACCTGGAACGGGCAATCTTTCACCTTCGGCCCGGGCAACGATCCGGAGATTGCCTTCAATACAAGCTGGAAGGACTACTACAACCTGGACCTTCGCCTCAGCAAAAACTTCGAGACGTCGGCAGGACGGCTCCAGTTCTTCGTGGACGTAACCAACGTGCTCAATTTGAAGCGCATGTACTGGAGCAACGCGTCGCCGTTTGAGGGACCCAACGACATGCTGAACTACTTCCGCTCGTTGCACCTGCCAGGCGACATCTTCGGCGAGGAGTTCGATCCGGGCTACGTCTGGGTGCCGGGCAACGACAAGCCGGGTGATTTCCGGAAGCCGGGCATACCCTACGACCCGATCTATGCGGTGGTAGACATCAACCAGGTGACGGAGCCGATACCCGATGTCCTCTACTGGGATAAGGCAACCGGCCAGTATATGACCTATACGAACGGCCAGTGGCAGCCCGCCGACCCGAAACGCGTGGACTACGTGCTCAAGAACAAGGCCTACATCGACAACCCCGATGAGACGTACCTGGCCTTCCTGAATCCACGCGATGTCTACTTCGGCGTGCGGCTCACATTCTGA
- a CDS encoding tetratricopeptide repeat protein, whose amino-acid sequence MQRLIGRTALGLGLLLTFLGACREKQPAYPPLLPEVQALIAQAEAAFAQQQFSRAVALADSAEALQPEHPDILFFKGRVYTHMRLLDEADSLYWLVARRVPDYAGVWHNLANNAARRGQFREAIALFRRELALRPNALSWRGIGRAYAELGRPDSARLALETALRYDSTYAEAWLDLAELNENEGRYDEALRAARRAWELAPKSLVARYRLGNLLLLTGQPAQARPLLESVVQEAPWHQAAHYSLGRVLQQLGETEAARRMLERAEALRALQAKVEQAELLVANTPRDPYAYATLGSLLRRLGQYREALYAYQVAHFLAPDHLEFQNNMAVLHLLLGEEDRAIALLEAAVQRDTTFVDGWINLGILYARQGRREAARRAWEQALRLAPERPEPRRYLAGLTTIAPDTLR is encoded by the coding sequence ATGCAGCGTTTGATCGGCCGAACGGCACTCGGCCTCGGGTTGCTGCTGACGTTCCTGGGCGCGTGCCGGGAGAAGCAACCGGCCTATCCGCCGCTGCTTCCCGAAGTGCAGGCGCTGATAGCTCAGGCCGAAGCGGCATTTGCGCAGCAGCAGTTCAGCCGGGCTGTTGCACTGGCCGACAGCGCGGAGGCACTTCAGCCCGAACATCCAGACATTCTCTTTTTCAAAGGGCGCGTTTACACGCACATGCGGCTGCTCGACGAGGCCGACAGCCTGTACTGGCTGGTGGCCCGTCGCGTGCCGGACTATGCCGGCGTCTGGCACAACCTGGCCAACAATGCCGCCCGGCGCGGGCAATTCCGGGAGGCGATCGCGTTGTTTCGCAGAGAACTGGCACTCCGGCCGAACGCACTTTCCTGGCGAGGCATCGGGCGGGCCTATGCGGAGCTGGGACGGCCCGACAGTGCGCGCCTTGCCCTTGAGACCGCCCTGCGCTACGACAGCACCTACGCCGAAGCCTGGCTCGATCTGGCCGAATTGAATGAAAACGAAGGCCGCTACGACGAAGCCCTGCGGGCAGCCAGGCGCGCCTGGGAGCTGGCCCCGAAAAGTCTGGTGGCCCGTTACCGGCTGGGCAACCTGCTGCTGCTGACCGGACAGCCGGCGCAGGCGCGACCGCTGCTGGAGTCTGTCGTGCAGGAAGCGCCCTGGCATCAGGCGGCTCATTACAGTCTGGGGCGCGTTTTGCAGCAACTGGGCGAGACCGAGGCAGCCCGTCGCATGCTGGAGCGGGCCGAGGCCCTGCGGGCGCTCCAGGCGAAGGTGGAGCAGGCCGAACTCCTGGTGGCCAACACGCCCCGCGATCCCTATGCTTACGCCACGCTGGGATCGCTCCTCCGGCGGCTGGGACAGTACCGGGAAGCGCTCTACGCCTATCAGGTGGCGCACTTTCTGGCACCGGATCATCTGGAGTTTCAGAACAACATGGCCGTGTTGCACCTGCTGCTGGGCGAAGAAGACCGGGCCATCGCGTTGCTGGAAGCCGCCGTGCAGCGCGACACGACATTTGTCGACGGCTGGATCAACCTGGGCATCCTGTACGCCCGTCAGGGACGCCGCGAGGCGGCCCGGCGTGCCTGGGAGCAGGCCCTTCGGCTGGCCCCCGAGCGGCCCGAACCCCGCCGCTATCTGGCCGGGCTGACCACTATCGCACCGGATACGCTCCGATGA
- a CDS encoding CRTAC1 family protein produces MPKRLWGSLLVLLLIGCERAEQVQKPVEEAATAETVQIAFTDVTEAAGLGAFRHETGAFGQKWFPESMGPGCGFVDYNGDGWLDIVLVGGGVWPGHSDKDRVRPLWLFRNNGDGTFTDVTDEAGLGQLNAYGIGITAADYDNDGDEDLYFTTLWKNILLRNNGDGTFTDVTDEAGVAGDSVWSSSAIFFDADRDGDLDLFVGNYVYWTPETDIWCSLDEKTKGYCTPEAYTGVPPYFFRNNGDGTFTDESEKAGFVPAPGKTLGVAETDYNRDGWPDLVVANDTQPDQLYRNNGDGTFTDIGMLSGMAYDENGKARAGMGIDAGVVDTTGQISLFVGNFSKEMIGVYRYIGNDLFIDRAAVSRIGRQSLQTLTFGLFLFDVDRDGDLDLFAANGHVQDEIERVQDGITYAQPPHLFLNDGYGFFVDVAPKAGGVLTQPIVARGAAYGDFNRDGLVDILVIENSGPAHLWRNDTKGAGHYLRVQLVGTKSHPQGISSRVVVRIGDRWMEQRVRTGGSYLAVSEKTLTFGLGTAQQVDAVDVEWATGLRERFGPFEADQEVRLVEGTGRPLEALAQAKF; encoded by the coding sequence ATGCCGAAACGACTCTGGGGAAGTCTGCTGGTTCTGCTGCTTATCGGCTGCGAGCGGGCCGAACAGGTACAGAAACCGGTGGAGGAAGCAGCCACCGCAGAAACCGTACAGATCGCCTTCACGGACGTGACCGAGGCGGCCGGGCTGGGCGCCTTCCGGCACGAGACGGGCGCCTTCGGCCAGAAGTGGTTTCCGGAATCGATGGGGCCGGGCTGCGGCTTTGTCGACTATAATGGCGACGGCTGGCTCGACATCGTACTGGTGGGCGGCGGGGTCTGGCCCGGTCACAGCGATAAAGACCGGGTGCGACCGCTCTGGCTCTTTCGCAACAACGGGGATGGGACGTTCACCGACGTGACCGACGAGGCCGGGCTCGGCCAGCTCAACGCCTACGGCATCGGCATCACGGCTGCCGACTACGACAACGACGGCGACGAAGATCTGTACTTCACCACGCTCTGGAAGAACATCCTGCTGCGCAACAACGGCGACGGCACGTTCACGGATGTGACCGACGAAGCCGGGGTGGCCGGCGATTCGGTATGGAGCAGTTCGGCCATCTTCTTTGACGCCGACCGCGATGGCGACCTGGATCTGTTCGTAGGCAACTACGTCTACTGGACGCCGGAAACCGACATCTGGTGCTCGCTCGACGAAAAGACCAAGGGCTACTGCACGCCCGAAGCCTACACGGGCGTGCCCCCCTACTTCTTCCGCAACAACGGCGACGGGACGTTCACCGACGAGAGCGAAAAGGCCGGGTTTGTGCCGGCGCCGGGCAAGACGCTGGGCGTGGCCGAGACCGACTACAACCGCGACGGCTGGCCCGATCTGGTCGTGGCCAACGACACGCAGCCGGACCAGCTCTACCGCAACAATGGCGACGGGACGTTCACCGACATCGGCATGCTCAGCGGCATGGCCTACGACGAGAACGGCAAGGCCCGGGCCGGCATGGGCATCGACGCGGGGGTGGTGGACACGACCGGCCAGATCAGCCTTTTCGTGGGCAACTTCTCCAAGGAAATGATCGGCGTCTATCGCTATATCGGCAACGACCTGTTCATCGATCGGGCCGCCGTCTCCAGGATCGGCCGCCAGAGCCTCCAGACGCTGACCTTCGGGCTGTTCCTGTTTGACGTCGATCGGGATGGCGACCTGGATCTGTTCGCCGCGAACGGGCACGTGCAGGACGAGATCGAGCGCGTGCAGGATGGCATCACCTACGCGCAGCCGCCGCATCTTTTCCTGAACGACGGTTATGGTTTCTTTGTGGATGTGGCGCCGAAAGCAGGGGGCGTCCTGACGCAGCCGATCGTCGCCCGCGGGGCCGCCTACGGCGACTTCAACCGGGATGGTCTCGTGGACATCCTGGTGATCGAAAACAGCGGGCCAGCGCATCTCTGGCGTAACGACACGAAGGGAGCCGGGCACTACCTGCGCGTGCAACTCGTCGGCACGAAAAGTCACCCGCAGGGTATCAGCAGCCGGGTGGTGGTGCGGATCGGCGACCGGTGGATGGAGCAGCGGGTGCGCACCGGCGGCAGCTACCTGGCCGTCTCCGAAAAAACGCTGACGTTCGGACTGGGTACGGCCCAGCAGGTGGACGCCGTCGACGTCGAATGGGCCACCGGATTGCGCGAACGTTTCGGGCCTTTCGAGGCCGATCAGGAAGTGCGTCTGGTGGAGGGGACCGGCCGGCCGCTGGAAGCGCTGGCGCAGGCGAAATTCTGA